In the genome of Granulibacter bethesdensis CGDNIH1, one region contains:
- a CDS encoding TylF/MycF/NovP-related O-methyltransferase: protein MMERFPLISEVIHRIRNTELKLNKNQDLILENQRKIELISNQLINTNDENKISLDNFKSEIDHLKHKNKALQLEIDDTKQKILTQSPKKDKESPLPKNQYILHTPERYGTNLSKYIAEGGLFSPERLVSSDCYSDGDMVRFFSFIMFFDILIAENITGDLLELGVWKGDTAVLLADFARKRNVTAWLLDTFEGFDQRDLAENEDHLSAAFKDTSLAAVRKRIGEESVRYIQGYFPDTANQLLSDNQYSFVHIDCDLYAPILSALEYFYPRMVEGGFIVMHDFMSLTWEGPTRAINEFFADKPEKIIPVADFAGTVVVRKLG from the coding sequence ATGATGGAACGTTTCCCCCTCATTTCCGAAGTAATCCATAGAATACGCAATACAGAATTAAAATTAAACAAAAATCAAGATTTAATTTTAGAAAATCAACGCAAAATAGAATTAATTTCTAATCAATTAATAAATACAAATGATGAAAACAAAATTTCCCTTGATAATTTTAAATCAGAAATTGATCATTTAAAGCATAAAAATAAAGCTCTTCAATTGGAAATTGATGATACAAAACAGAAAATTTTAACACAATCTCCAAAGAAAGATAAAGAATCTCCTTTACCAAAAAATCAATATATTCTCCATACGCCTGAGCGATATGGCACTAATCTTTCAAAATATATTGCAGAAGGCGGTCTTTTTTCACCTGAGCGGCTTGTTTCATCTGATTGCTACTCTGACGGAGATATGGTGAGATTTTTTTCATTCATCATGTTTTTTGATATTTTGATTGCTGAAAATATAACCGGTGATTTGCTTGAACTTGGTGTCTGGAAAGGCGATACTGCCGTTCTTCTTGCCGATTTTGCCCGCAAACGGAATGTGACGGCTTGGCTTCTTGATACGTTTGAAGGATTTGATCAGCGGGATCTTGCGGAAAATGAAGATCATCTTTCTGCAGCTTTTAAAGATACCAGCCTTGCAGCTGTTCGCAAGCGTATCGGAGAGGAAAGCGTTCGTTATATTCAGGGATATTTTCCAGATACGGCAAATCAACTATTATCCGACAATCAATATTCTTTTGTTCATATTGATTGTGATCTTTATGCCCCCATTCTCAGTGCACTCGAATATTTTTATCCCAGAATGGTAGAAGGCGGCTTTATTGTTATGCATGACTTCATGAGTCTGACCTGGGAAGGGCCTACGCGAGCCATCAATGAATTTTTTGCGGACAAACCTGAAAAAATCATTCCGGTTGCAGACTTTGCCGGAACGGTAGTGGTGCGAAAACTAGGCTAA
- a CDS encoding FdhF/YdeP family oxidoreductase — translation MAAKPKIKPYHGPAGGIGALEAVEKHLCRQKIFLSGNKALLSMNKPEGFDCPGCGWPDPKHTSSFEYCENGAKAVAWEATKKRVTLDFFARHTVTELLGWSDYELEDAGRLTHPMIYDRATDQYTPISWEDAFRTIGDALNRLPDPNQAEFYTSGRASNEAAFLFQLFVRAYGTNNFPDCSNMCHESTSVALPDSIGVAKGTVQLDDFEKAEAIFIFGQNPGTNSPRMLNDLRAAAKRGAKIVSFNPIRERSLERFASPQHLGDLIKPVSISSHYYQVRIGGDMAAVKGIMKVVLEADDAARAAGQPRVLDVAFIETHTHGFEAVEADIRATDWKEIERASGLSRAQIEEAASIYIQAKSCIAVWGMGITQHRTGVANIQQIINLLLMRGNMGRPGAGACPVRGHSNVQGDRTVGIYEKPKPAFLDGLQRAFGFNPPREHGHDVGEAIDAMFEGHARAFIGLGGNFSLAVPDTERVAEAMRRLDLNVQIATKLNRGHLVVCNTSLLLPCLGRTEIDFQSSGPQMVTVEDSMSNVHASGGLNMPASEHLRSEVAIICGIAQATLKGRYDIPWQSYSEDYDRIRDAIEAVMPELFTGFNQKIRQPGGFRLYSPVDYREWNTPNGKANFLVHEGIDENEMPQDREDVLELATIRSHDQYNTTVYGLDDRYRGVFGQRMVVFINAADRERLGFEEGAIVAMRTVSEDGLERRVGGFRLVDYDIPAGCCAAYYPETNPLIPATRRALRSNTPTSKSVPVVFEAWKGEWDDRPNPELASIQTQVMAVAAE, via the coding sequence ATGGCGGCCAAGCCAAAGATCAAACCGTATCACGGACCAGCCGGAGGCATTGGTGCGCTTGAGGCTGTGGAAAAGCATCTGTGCCGCCAGAAGATTTTCCTGAGCGGCAACAAGGCGTTGCTGTCGATGAACAAGCCGGAAGGGTTCGACTGCCCAGGGTGTGGTTGGCCTGATCCGAAGCACACCAGCTCTTTTGAGTATTGTGAAAACGGGGCAAAAGCGGTTGCCTGGGAAGCCACCAAGAAGCGTGTGACGCTGGATTTCTTTGCACGGCATACTGTGACGGAACTGCTCGGCTGGAGCGATTACGAACTGGAAGATGCTGGTCGTCTGACCCACCCGATGATCTATGACCGGGCCACCGATCAATACACGCCGATCTCCTGGGAGGATGCATTCCGGACCATCGGAGATGCTCTGAACCGTTTGCCCGACCCCAATCAGGCTGAGTTTTATACTTCGGGCCGTGCCTCCAACGAAGCTGCGTTTCTGTTTCAGCTTTTCGTGCGGGCTTACGGAACCAACAATTTCCCCGACTGCTCCAATATGTGCCACGAAAGCACCAGCGTGGCGCTGCCCGACAGTATCGGCGTTGCAAAAGGCACTGTGCAGCTCGACGATTTTGAAAAAGCCGAAGCCATTTTCATTTTCGGCCAGAATCCCGGCACCAACAGCCCGCGCATGCTGAATGATCTGCGCGCTGCCGCAAAGCGGGGGGCGAAGATCGTTTCCTTCAACCCGATCCGGGAGCGGTCGCTGGAGCGTTTTGCGTCTCCGCAACATCTGGGTGATCTGATCAAGCCGGTGTCGATCAGTTCGCATTATTATCAGGTGCGCATCGGTGGTGACATGGCCGCCGTCAAGGGCATCATGAAAGTGGTGCTGGAGGCCGATGATGCTGCCCGTGCCGCCGGTCAACCCCGTGTGCTGGATGTCGCGTTCATCGAGACCCACACCCATGGCTTTGAAGCGGTCGAGGCCGATATCCGTGCGACGGATTGGAAAGAAATCGAGCGTGCCAGCGGCCTGAGCCGGGCGCAGATCGAGGAAGCCGCGTCCATTTATATTCAGGCCAAAAGCTGTATTGCTGTCTGGGGGATGGGTATTACCCAGCACCGCACGGGCGTCGCCAATATTCAGCAGATCATCAATCTGCTGCTGATGCGCGGGAATATGGGGCGGCCCGGAGCCGGTGCCTGCCCGGTGCGCGGCCATTCCAACGTGCAGGGTGATCGCACAGTCGGGATCTATGAAAAACCGAAACCCGCTTTTCTGGACGGGTTGCAGCGCGCATTCGGCTTTAACCCCCCGCGTGAGCATGGCCACGATGTCGGAGAAGCCATCGACGCGATGTTCGAAGGTCATGCACGGGCCTTCATCGGCCTTGGTGGCAATTTCAGCCTCGCGGTTCCCGATACGGAGCGTGTGGCGGAGGCGATGCGTCGCCTTGACCTGAACGTGCAGATCGCCACGAAACTCAATCGCGGTCATCTGGTGGTTTGCAATACATCGCTATTGCTGCCTTGCCTTGGCCGTACTGAAATCGATTTCCAGAGTTCAGGTCCGCAGATGGTGACGGTGGAGGATTCGATGTCCAACGTCCACGCTTCGGGTGGCCTGAACATGCCGGCCTCGGAGCATCTGCGCTCGGAAGTCGCTATTATCTGCGGTATTGCTCAGGCAACGCTGAAGGGGCGTTACGATATTCCGTGGCAGTCGTATAGTGAGGATTATGACCGTATCCGTGACGCGATTGAAGCGGTGATGCCGGAACTGTTCACCGGCTTTAACCAGAAAATCCGCCAACCAGGTGGCTTCCGTCTGTATTCTCCGGTCGATTACCGTGAGTGGAATACGCCGAATGGCAAGGCGAATTTCCTGGTGCATGAAGGCATCGATGAAAATGAGATGCCTCAGGATCGGGAGGATGTGCTGGAACTGGCCACAATCCGCAGTCACGATCAGTATAACACCACGGTCTATGGTCTGGATGATCGTTATCGCGGTGTGTTCGGTCAGCGCATGGTGGTGTTCATTAATGCGGCCGATCGTGAGCGGCTCGGTTTCGAGGAAGGGGCCATCGTTGCGATGCGCACTGTCAGCGAAGACGGGCTGGAACGGCGTGTCGGCGGTTTCCGTCTGGTAGATTACGATATTCCTGCCGGATGCTGTGCGGCTTACTATCCGGAGACCAACCCGCTGATTCCCGCAACACGTCGTGCTCTGCGCAGTAACACGCCCACATCGAAATCCGTCCCGGTGGTGTTCGAGGCATGGAAGGGGGAATGGGATGACCGTCCCAATCCTGAGCTGGCTTCCATCCAGACACAAGTGATGGCTGTTGCGGCAGAATAA
- the gltX gene encoding glutamate--tRNA ligase, which produces MTIRTRFAPSPTGLLHVGGARTALFNYLFARHHGGEYLLRIEDTDRARSTPEAVQVILDGLDWLGLSPDQEPVFQSTRETRHTEVAHSLLERGMAYRCFLSPEELQAQRDQAAADKRPLRINSPWRDRDLSEAPSGIAPVIRLRVPQEGETVVDDLVQGPVRVANAELDDMIILRSDGTPTYLHAVVVDDHDMAITHVIRGDDHLTNTFRQVQIFKALGWDLPRFAHIPLIHGADGAKLSKRHGAVSVLEFEREGFLPEALCNYLLRLGWGHGDAEILSRDEQVALFDLDGVGRAASRMDYAKLTHLNGVYLREADDQRLTTDLCRRLDLSPDSDASSRIRRLMPKLKERARTLVDLAESARFVIERPSGPKDAKAAALLSDEARGWLRALLPQLQATDFSAAAVDQALRAFAEEHGLKLGQIAQPLRVALTGGTTSPPIDATLEALGASEVTSRIEAV; this is translated from the coding sequence ATGACCATTCGCACCCGTTTCGCGCCCAGCCCGACCGGCCTTCTGCACGTCGGCGGCGCCCGTACCGCTCTGTTCAACTATCTGTTCGCCCGCCACCATGGCGGTGAATACCTGCTGCGGATCGAGGATACTGATCGCGCGCGCTCCACCCCGGAAGCGGTGCAGGTCATTCTGGACGGTCTGGACTGGCTTGGCCTGTCACCGGATCAGGAACCGGTTTTCCAGTCCACCCGTGAGACACGTCATACTGAAGTCGCTCACAGCCTGCTGGAACGCGGTATGGCCTATCGCTGCTTTCTCTCCCCGGAGGAATTGCAGGCCCAGCGTGATCAGGCCGCCGCTGACAAACGCCCGCTGCGGATCAACAGCCCATGGCGCGACCGCGACCTGTCCGAAGCCCCGTCAGGGATTGCTCCGGTCATTCGTCTCCGCGTACCGCAGGAAGGCGAAACCGTGGTCGATGATCTGGTGCAGGGACCGGTTCGTGTCGCCAATGCCGAGCTGGATGACATGATCATCCTGCGCAGCGATGGCACCCCCACCTATCTGCACGCGGTCGTTGTGGATGATCACGATATGGCCATCACCCATGTCATCCGCGGTGACGACCATCTGACCAACACATTCCGCCAGGTGCAGATCTTCAAGGCTCTCGGCTGGGATCTGCCACGTTTTGCCCATATCCCCCTGATCCATGGCGCCGACGGAGCCAAACTGTCTAAGCGCCATGGCGCCGTCAGCGTGCTGGAATTCGAACGAGAAGGTTTCCTGCCGGAAGCCCTGTGCAATTATCTGCTGCGTCTGGGCTGGGGACATGGAGATGCGGAAATTCTCTCCCGCGATGAGCAAGTTGCCCTGTTTGATCTGGACGGGGTTGGCCGTGCCGCCAGCCGGATGGATTATGCCAAGCTTACTCATCTGAACGGTGTTTATCTGCGGGAAGCCGATGATCAGCGTCTGACCACCGATCTCTGCCGCCGTCTGGACCTCTCCCCTGACAGCGATGCCTCCAGCCGGATTAGGCGGCTGATGCCGAAGCTCAAGGAACGGGCGCGGACATTGGTGGATCTCGCGGAAAGCGCCCGCTTCGTCATCGAACGCCCCTCCGGCCCGAAAGACGCGAAAGCGGCGGCTCTGCTCTCCGATGAAGCACGCGGCTGGCTACGCGCCCTGCTGCCGCAATTGCAGGCTACCGATTTCTCAGCCGCCGCGGTGGATCAGGCCCTCCGCGCCTTCGCCGAGGAACACGGGCTGAAACTCGGCCAGATCGCCCAGCCGCTGCGGGTTGCCCTGACCGGTGGCACCACCAGCCCGCCCATTGATGCAACGCTGGAAGCTCTTGGTGCCAGTGAAGTCACTTCCCGGATAGAAGCCGTATAA
- a CDS encoding ComEC/Rec2 family competence protein produces the protein MQPLIYLRRASQSARDAAGVLAGQQFGRFSLWLPVGMVTGDYLYFLAPTEPPVWMGFAALGLMICLLVAGWLSPILRAVAGMGLAMALGWSAGQHATLTALPLEPVPNRAVIVEGMVTAVETGPDWRRIVVAAPWLDGVTHWQRSVRLRVRDGDHTSLQSGDRISVRALIRPPPWPAYPGAMDRQRDAFFSRIGAFGFALAPVSHLVSRQDAVSIRLARVREMIAEHVRTALPGHEGAVATALLTGDTASIPQSIRILFRDTGLAHLLAIAGLHIAIVMGTIFAVTRWLLTRSEYMALFWPCRQIAAVISLLSGIAYAVLTGLHVPIIRSAVMAMIACLALFLGRRALSMRGLAIAAALIVLIWPYEVTGVSFQMSFAAVMALAAGYEALGPWLASLAGRRVLHHLTAVALTSLLAGTASAPYGIYHFGQLQLYFVATNLIAVPLMAFWVMPAGLLAMALMPLGLDRPVFVVMGIGIRLILTVAKLVAALPAAVLAVPPMPGWGLFMISAGLIWLCLWRGRVRLCGVPVMVAGIASVWLTVHADLLISADARMVAVKAGPRVFAFDKGSSPLLTEAWQAYWGVKDFTPLSVAGRLATHMARCGESGCLVTPVPGAPRVFLKTGEGTEICQPGALAVILDGWSSQCRDQPVISLSQIREEGSIAVWFRPGRISVLTDRAWRGDRPWVQPPPDTSPGQWKAPLARTDETIPQ, from the coding sequence GTGCAGCCACTGATTTATCTCCGCCGGGCCAGTCAGAGTGCGCGGGATGCTGCCGGGGTGTTGGCCGGTCAGCAGTTCGGACGCTTTTCCCTGTGGCTGCCGGTCGGCATGGTGACCGGGGATTATCTGTATTTTCTGGCGCCAACGGAGCCACCGGTATGGATGGGGTTCGCTGCTCTTGGACTGATGATCTGCCTGCTCGTGGCAGGCTGGTTAAGCCCGATCCTGCGCGCGGTGGCTGGTATGGGATTGGCGATGGCGTTGGGATGGAGCGCAGGGCAACACGCCACTCTGACCGCTCTGCCGTTGGAGCCTGTGCCAAACAGGGCCGTGATTGTGGAAGGGATGGTGACCGCGGTTGAGACCGGACCAGACTGGCGCAGGATTGTTGTCGCCGCTCCCTGGTTGGATGGGGTGACGCATTGGCAGCGTTCGGTGCGGTTGAGAGTGCGGGATGGAGACCATACGAGCCTTCAGTCAGGTGACCGGATATCGGTGCGGGCGCTGATCAGACCGCCACCATGGCCTGCTTATCCGGGTGCGATGGATCGGCAGAGAGACGCATTTTTCTCCCGGATAGGGGCTTTCGGTTTTGCTCTGGCGCCTGTTTCGCATCTGGTATCGCGGCAGGATGCGGTCTCGATCCGTTTGGCCAGAGTGCGGGAAATGATCGCCGAGCACGTTCGCACAGCTTTGCCGGGGCATGAGGGAGCGGTGGCAACGGCTTTGTTGACCGGCGATACGGCTTCCATTCCGCAATCTATCCGTATTCTGTTTCGGGATACGGGGTTGGCTCATTTGCTGGCCATTGCGGGTCTGCATATCGCGATTGTCATGGGGACCATCTTTGCCGTGACGCGCTGGCTGCTGACCCGGAGCGAATATATGGCGCTGTTCTGGCCGTGCCGACAGATTGCCGCCGTGATTTCCTTGCTGTCGGGGATCGCCTACGCGGTGCTGACCGGGTTGCATGTGCCGATCATACGCAGTGCGGTGATGGCGATGATTGCCTGTCTCGCTCTGTTTCTGGGGCGCAGGGCATTGTCCATGCGAGGGTTGGCGATTGCTGCGGCTTTGATTGTCCTGATCTGGCCGTATGAAGTCACCGGGGTCAGCTTTCAGATGAGTTTTGCTGCCGTGATGGCTCTGGCAGCCGGATATGAGGCGTTGGGACCATGGCTGGCCAGTCTGGCCGGGCGGCGTGTGCTCCATCATCTGACGGCGGTGGCGTTGACCAGCTTGCTGGCAGGCACTGCATCGGCTCCGTATGGAATTTATCATTTCGGGCAGCTCCAGCTTTATTTCGTGGCGACCAATCTGATCGCGGTGCCACTGATGGCATTCTGGGTCATGCCTGCCGGTCTGCTGGCCATGGCACTGATGCCGCTTGGCCTTGATCGACCCGTTTTTGTTGTCATGGGAATCGGAATCAGGCTGATCCTGACCGTTGCGAAACTGGTCGCAGCCTTGCCGGCTGCCGTCCTTGCTGTGCCGCCAATGCCAGGCTGGGGACTGTTCATGATCAGTGCCGGGCTGATCTGGCTGTGCCTCTGGCGTGGTCGTGTCCGGTTGTGCGGTGTGCCGGTAATGGTGGCGGGGATAGCGTCTGTCTGGCTAACTGTGCATGCCGACCTCCTGATATCAGCGGATGCACGTATGGTTGCTGTCAAAGCCGGTCCACGTGTTTTTGCCTTCGACAAGGGAAGTTCGCCCCTGCTGACGGAGGCATGGCAGGCTTATTGGGGTGTGAAAGATTTTACGCCGCTTTCCGTGGCGGGGCGTCTTGCCACGCACATGGCGCGATGTGGTGAGAGCGGCTGTCTCGTCACACCGGTGCCAGGCGCCCCGCGGGTCTTTCTGAAAACGGGAGAGGGCACGGAGATATGCCAGCCCGGAGCGCTTGCCGTCATTCTGGATGGCTGGAGCAGCCAGTGTCGGGATCAGCCCGTGATCTCCCTGTCGCAGATACGAGAGGAAGGCAGCATTGCGGTATGGTTCAGGCCCGGCAGGATCTCTGTGCTGACAGACCGGGCATGGCGCGGGGACCGGCCATGGGTACAACCACCACCTGATACCAGCCCGGGCCAGTGGAAAGCGCCGCTGGCCCGGACTGATGAGACAATCCCTCAGTAA
- the lexA gene encoding transcriptional repressor LexA encodes MLTRKQYELLLLIDGHLRKTGFSPSFEEMKAALNLKSKSGIHRLISALEERGFLRRRHHRARALEVIRMPEAASMPVPKTAPSAPSFASPPAFTPNVIQGSFSSRIAGVRAAQDASAVQLPLYGRIAAGMPIEALRDTSAYLSVPIDMLGNGEHYALEVAGDSMIDAGIFDGDTVIIQQSDLAENGQIVVALIDDTEVTLKRLRRRGKSVALEPANERHETRIFPADRVRVQGRLIGLLRRY; translated from the coding sequence ATGCTGACACGCAAACAGTATGAGCTGTTGCTGCTCATTGATGGCCATCTGCGTAAAACAGGCTTTTCCCCCAGTTTTGAGGAAATGAAAGCGGCGTTGAACCTGAAATCCAAATCAGGCATTCACCGCCTTATTTCAGCTCTGGAAGAACGCGGCTTTCTGCGCCGCCGCCATCATCGCGCCCGTGCGCTGGAAGTGATCCGCATGCCGGAAGCCGCCAGCATGCCGGTGCCGAAAACAGCCCCTTCGGCTCCGTCCTTTGCCTCGCCTCCGGCTTTTACACCGAACGTTATTCAGGGGAGTTTCTCCAGCCGGATCGCGGGGGTACGGGCGGCTCAGGATGCCTCGGCCGTGCAGCTTCCGCTTTACGGACGCATTGCCGCCGGTATGCCGATTGAGGCATTGCGGGACACCAGCGCCTATCTCAGCGTGCCGATCGATATGCTTGGCAATGGGGAGCACTACGCACTGGAAGTTGCTGGCGATTCCATGATTGATGCCGGTATTTTCGATGGCGATACAGTGATTATCCAGCAATCGGACCTTGCCGAAAACGGGCAGATCGTCGTCGCCCTGATCGATGATACTGAAGTCACACTCAAGCGCCTGCGGCGACGCGGCAAGTCGGTGGCACTGGAACCAGCGAATGAACGCCATGAAACCAGAATTTTCCCGGCTGATCGGGTGCGGGTTCAGGGAAGACTGATTGGCTTGCTTCGCCGTTACTGA
- the glp gene encoding molybdopterin molybdotransferase MoeA, which translates to MIPVEEARARILASVSPTMAETVSIAEAHGRVLAVSVQARVTQPPHDVSAMDGYAVRCADAVAGARLTVIGAAPAGHPFSGSVETGQAVRLFTGSVVPQGSDTILLQEEAQRQDDIVIPAETIRPDRHIRRQGQDFTTNQTVLESGRILTARDIGLAAAANSPWLAVHRRPRVAILATGDEIVLPGEPVPPGGIVSSNSHMLAAMIRAAGGDPILLPLSGDDSDTIRARAEAATKSDLLITIGGASVGDHDLVRSALGERGLTLDFWKIAMRPGKPLMHGQLAGTPLIGLPGNPVSAYVCALLFVLPALEVLRGLPDTPLRTQPARLVAPLRANDHRTDFMRGIITQTESGPVVESFPVQDSSMISALARANALIMRAPHAPQAAAGEIVPVLPLESTGL; encoded by the coding sequence ATGATCCCGGTCGAAGAAGCCCGCGCCCGTATTCTGGCCTCCGTCTCCCCCACCATGGCCGAGACGGTCTCAATTGCCGAAGCGCATGGTCGGGTACTGGCTGTCAGTGTGCAGGCACGGGTGACCCAACCTCCCCATGATGTTTCGGCCATGGATGGCTATGCAGTACGCTGCGCCGATGCAGTGGCGGGAGCCAGACTGACCGTCATCGGCGCGGCTCCAGCCGGACATCCGTTCAGCGGCAGCGTGGAAACCGGTCAGGCAGTTCGCCTTTTCACCGGCAGCGTTGTTCCACAAGGCTCAGATACCATTCTGTTGCAGGAAGAAGCGCAGCGACAGGATGATATCGTTATTCCTGCCGAGACCATACGGCCTGATCGCCACATCAGACGGCAGGGACAGGATTTCACCACAAATCAAACCGTGCTGGAATCAGGGCGTATCCTGACAGCGCGGGATATTGGTCTTGCCGCTGCCGCCAATAGTCCCTGGCTGGCGGTTCATCGCCGCCCTCGCGTTGCGATACTGGCAACCGGCGATGAAATCGTACTGCCGGGGGAGCCAGTACCACCGGGTGGGATCGTCAGCTCCAATTCCCACATGCTGGCCGCCATGATCCGTGCTGCTGGCGGAGACCCGATCCTGCTTCCGCTCAGCGGGGATGACAGCGATACCATCCGCGCCCGTGCGGAAGCCGCCACAAAATCCGATCTGCTGATCACCATCGGCGGGGCCAGCGTGGGCGACCATGATCTGGTACGCTCAGCATTGGGGGAGCGCGGGCTGACGCTGGATTTCTGGAAAATTGCCATGCGACCAGGCAAACCGCTGATGCATGGACAACTGGCCGGAACACCTTTGATCGGTCTGCCGGGCAACCCCGTCTCGGCTTATGTCTGCGCCCTGCTCTTCGTGCTGCCTGCATTGGAGGTGTTACGCGGTCTGCCTGACACTCCCTTGCGGACACAGCCGGCACGACTGGTGGCCCCCTTGCGAGCCAATGATCATCGCACCGACTTCATGCGCGGGATCATAACGCAGACGGAATCCGGTCCGGTTGTCGAATCCTTTCCTGTGCAGGATTCTTCAATGATCAGCGCCCTGGCACGGGCCAACGCGCTGATCATGCGGGCGCCCCATGCGCCACAGGCCGCAGCGGGAGAGATCGTGCCAGTCCTGCCACTGGAGAGTACCGGATTATAA
- the moaC gene encoding cyclic pyranopterin monophosphate synthase MoaC yields the protein MLHLLSRPLPDMQDKHSPRLTHFNAAGEAAMVDIADKPVTDRLGVARGRITMQPSTWAMIQEGSAKKGDVLGVARLAGIMAVKRTADLIPLCHPLPVTAITVDFRNDTPGEVEIEVRVRTSGRTGVEMEALTGVSVTALTIYDMCKAVDRGMIISDIRVVEKSGGKSGHFRQD from the coding sequence ATGCTTCATCTTCTGTCCCGCCCATTGCCTGACATGCAGGATAAGCATTCTCCCCGCCTGACCCATTTCAATGCCGCCGGGGAAGCGGCTATGGTGGATATTGCCGACAAACCGGTCACGGACCGGCTGGGTGTAGCCCGTGGACGGATCACGATGCAGCCATCCACATGGGCGATGATTCAGGAAGGCAGTGCCAAAAAGGGCGATGTGCTGGGCGTTGCGCGGCTGGCCGGGATTATGGCGGTCAAGCGGACGGCTGATTTGATCCCGCTTTGCCATCCGTTGCCAGTCACGGCAATCACGGTTGATTTCCGAAACGATACGCCGGGAGAAGTCGAGATTGAGGTGCGGGTGCGGACCTCCGGGCGCACAGGCGTTGAAATGGAGGCCCTGACCGGGGTCAGCGTCACTGCCCTGACCATCTATGATATGTGCAAAGCCGTTGATCGCGGCATGATTATCAGCGACATCCGTGTGGTTGAAAAATCCGGCGGCAAGTCAGGTCATTTCCGACAGGATTGA
- the trpC gene encoding indole-3-glycerol phosphate synthase TrpC, translating to MMTTLPASQPDQTTPAETGAATPTGYDVLARICADTRKEVAQRKALLSKETLINRIRDLPAPRGFGQALKDAVLQGGYGLITEIKKASPSGGLIRPNFNPAELAKAYQVGGATCLSVLTDGPYFQGDPDHLVAARAAVSLPVLRKDFILDPWQIYESRAMGADCILLIMAALTDDEARELEETARHLDLDVLAEVHDEAELDRALALQTGLIGINNRNLKTLKTDLSTTLNIAPLLPPDRFLVAESGIRTHEDIQRLAATGVRSFLVGESLMRQQDVTKAVRELIGIDASSSVPPIA from the coding sequence ATGATGACAACACTTCCCGCCTCACAGCCGGATCAGACCACGCCAGCCGAAACCGGGGCCGCCACGCCCACCGGTTACGATGTGCTGGCCCGTATCTGCGCCGATACCCGCAAGGAAGTGGCGCAACGCAAAGCGTTGCTTTCCAAAGAAACGTTGATCAACCGTATTCGTGATCTGCCTGCCCCCCGTGGCTTCGGGCAGGCACTGAAGGATGCCGTGCTTCAGGGTGGCTATGGTCTGATCACCGAGATCAAGAAAGCATCTCCCTCCGGCGGGTTGATACGCCCGAATTTCAATCCGGCCGAACTGGCCAAAGCCTATCAGGTCGGGGGCGCGACCTGTCTGTCCGTGCTGACCGATGGACCGTATTTTCAGGGTGATCCGGACCATCTGGTCGCTGCGCGTGCCGCCGTGTCCCTGCCGGTACTGCGCAAGGATTTTATCCTCGATCCCTGGCAGATCTATGAAAGCCGCGCCATGGGGGCGGATTGCATCCTGCTGATCATGGCCGCACTGACCGATGACGAAGCACGGGAACTGGAAGAAACAGCCCGTCATCTTGATCTGGACGTGCTGGCTGAAGTCCATGACGAAGCCGAACTCGATCGTGCACTGGCCCTTCAGACGGGACTGATCGGCATCAATAACCGCAATCTGAAAACCCTGAAAACAGACCTCTCCACCACCCTGAACATCGCGCCTTTGCTTCCGCCCGACCGGTTTCTGGTCGCGGAAAGCGGCATCCGCACGCATGAAGACATACAGCGCCTGGCGGCAACAGGCGTACGCAGCTTTCTGGTCGGCGAAAGCCTGATGCGGCAGCAGGATGTCACCAAGGCCGTGCGTGAGCTGATAGGCATCGATGCTTCATCTTCTGTCCCGCCCATTGCCTGA